In Solanum stenotomum isolate F172 unplaced genomic scaffold, ASM1918654v1 scaffold6331, whole genome shotgun sequence, the genomic stretch AAAATAGAAACTTTGAAAATGTTCATACTGTCCATGGGCATTTATTAAAAGAAGGTTTTGTACCGGGATATCATGTATGGTACTTGCATGGAGAAAATGAAGTTGGGAGAAGCATAGATCAAGATGAAAGGATACCATGGGATCATACTATGAATGTTGGTGCATTTGATGATCCTACACCTACTACATCATATCATAGAATGGTTCATGAGGCTGCTGGTCCCGCATTTGTTCCAGATGATATGGAAGAATTACCTAATCCTGATGCACAAAGTTTTTATGATATGCTTAAATCtgcaaatcaagaagtgtggCCTGGTTGTGAAACACACTCAAAATTATCAGCTGTTTCTCGTTTGTTGCACATCAAGACTGAACACCACCTCTCTGATAGATGTTTTGATGACATTTGTCAATATGTAAATGAGATGCTTCCGCCTGATAATGTGATGCCAAAAATTTCTATGAAACTAAAAAGTTAATGAGGGGAATGAACATGCCAGTTGAAAAAATTCATACTTGTGTCAATGATTTACTGGGGAGAGGATAGTGAGCTTATAAATTGCAATAATTTTGTAGTCATCCCAGGTACAAGCCTACAAGTCAAAGATctctttcaaagaaaaaaattgtatcatTTAAGCAGATGTATTACTTTCCTCTTACTCCGCGGCTGCAACGACTGTATACTTCCAAAGCAACTGCTTCGCACATGCGATGGCATGCTGAACATGAAGTTGAGGAAGGTGTAATGCATCACTGTTCAGATGCACCTGCCTGGAAGCACTTTGATAAGAAGCATCCATCTTTTTCAGAGGAAAGTCGTAATGTTAGATTAGGGCTATCAACAGATGAGTTTCAACCCTTTGGACAAACGGGAAAACAATATTCATCTTGGCCAGTAATTGTGACACCATATAACTTGCCTCCTTGGATGTGTATGAAAGATCCCTATTTATTTTTGTCAGTTATAGTTCCTGGGCCAAAGAATCCTAAGCAGCAACTAGATGTTTTCTTGCAGCCTTTGATTGCTGAATTAAAGAATTTATGGAATATAGGTGTCAACACATATGATATCTCTAAGAAGCAAAATTTCAAAATGCGAGCTGCTTTGATGTGGACAATCAGTGACTTTCCTTCATATTCAATGTTTTCTGGGTCGAGTACTGCGGGCAGGCTAGCATGTCCATATTGTAAGGAGAATTCTGATGCTTTTACTTTGACAAAAGGTGGTAAGCAGTCTTGGTTTGACAACCATCGTAAGTTTCTGCCACTGAATCATCCCTATAGAAAGGATAAGAGCTCATTTAGAAAGAATAGAGTAGTAACCATGCAGCCTCCCCCATTATAATCAGGTGAAGATGTCTTAAAAGAGATAGACGAACTGGGACTTAAAAAGGTAACAGAACTTGGGGCTGATATTATTAATCGTCGGATTAGTAAGTTTTCTGGTTGGAAGAAGAGAAGCATATTCTGGGATTTGCCATATTGGAGTACCAATCTCATTCGACATAATCtagatgtgatgcacattgagAAGAACTTCTTCGAGAATGTGTTCAACACAGTGCTGGATGTAGATGGTAAAACAAAAGATAACCCAAAGTCTAGAGAAGACTTGAAAGAGTTCTGTCGACGACCTGAATTACATGTTGTTGATGGAAAATACCCGAAAGCTATTTACACACTAAAAGAAGAGTCAAAAAAATTGTTGTGTGAATGGGTGAAAAATCTAAAGTTTCCTGATGGATATGTCTCAAATATGGGAAGGTGTGTGGACATGAAAAAACACAAGTTATTtggtatgaaaagtcatgattgtcatgtaTTCATGCAAAGATTGGTTCCTATTGCATTCCGTGAGCTATTACCAAAAAAGGTGTGGGAAGCACTTACTGAGATGAGTCTTTTCTTTAGGGATGTCACTTCTACAGTAATACGTGAAGAGGATATGGTAAGACTTCAACAAGAAATACCTGAAATACTTTGTAAATTAGAGTGTGTATTCCCTCCTAGCTTCTTTGATTCAATGGAGCATCTCCTTGTGCATCTCGCTTATGAAGCAATGCTAGCTGATCCGGTACAATATCgatggatgtatccatttgagaggtaagatttcatttatatattcaagTACTTCATTTTTTGGGCAATTAAACTGATTTTGTTAATCACTAAGCGACAATACAAAGCTTAGAGAGGAGCCAACCAGGAACCTTCCCTTCTTAGACAACACTTAAATAACCTTACAATCCTTATGCCAATCCCTAATCAGTATCTCCAATAGAAAGTCATAACTCAAATTAAATAGGACTTAAAAACTCAAATAACCTCATGCTACTTCTTAAATAGATGCATAGGCCAGTCTTCACAACATGTAGTATTATGACATATGAGATTTTTCTAAGGAGCATATGCTGCAACACCTTAAAGTTTTATAAGTGTATGATATTTTATC encodes the following:
- the LOC125852871 gene encoding uncharacterized protein LOC125852871, with the translated sequence MYYFPLTPRLQRLYTSKATASHMRWHAEHEVEEGVMHHCSDAPAWKHFDKKHPSFSEESRNVRLGLSTDEFQPFGQTGKQYSSWPVIVTPYNLPPWMCMKDPYLFLSVIVPGPKNPKQQLDVFLQPLIAELKNLWNIGVNTYDISKKQNFKMRAALMWTISDFPSYSMFSGSSTAGRLACPYCKENSDAFTLTKGGKQSWFDNHREDVLKEIDELGLKKVTELGADIINRRISKFSGWKKRSIFWDLPYWSTNLIRHNLDVMHIEKNFFENVFNTVLDVDGKTKDNPKSREDLKEFCRRPELHVVDGKYPKAIYTLKEESKKLLCEWVKNLKFPDGYVSNMGRCVDMKKHKLFGMKSHDCHVFMQRLVPIAFRELLPKKVWEALTEMSLFFRDVTSTVIREEDMVRLQQEIPEILCKLECVFPPSFFDSMEHLLVHLAYEAMLADPVQYRWMYPFERNLQKYKYNIRNKAHVEGCICNAYRVEEASSFCSHYFEPHVYTRHRKVPRNDDGGIGEQDGYNGNLSIFTYPGRGFGELNRRYLTEEELKAAHIYILLNCREVQPYVEKFIDSLHQNFPRITEQEVDKKLDEDFASWFTRYARVHIDNQFIKALAEGPCRSAKPYTGYNVNDFKFHTKGRSFSRASNNSGVCIKGTNYSADDNDYYGVLTEILELEYKGSTLIKKTVLFKCEWFDPTPNVGMKIHPQYKLVDINHKRKLKKYEPFVLAMQAAQVYYASYPSLRRDKSDWWAVCKTKARGIVVMPLSYLSSPLVDDAEPFQCDENGLRFDVVSDSETIVRNDPNGEFINLRDEDDNLDDETEFHDELELESDDENENEEAYYESGSE